In Leuconostoc kimchii IMSNU 11154, the DNA window TTGAATTGAACAAGCCAGAGCATCAGGAGGCTTCAATTTTAATTACAGGCAATGATTTTGGATCAGGCTCATCACGAGAACACGCGGTATGGGCGTTAACAGATTATGGATTCAGGGCAGTCATTGGCGGCGGATTTTCAGATATTTTTTACATGAATTCCACCAAAAACGGCTTGTTGCCAATTGTGTTGCCTGAAGAAAATCGGAAAATATTGCGGGGCATTCAAGCAGATGAAGATATTCAAATTGATTTACTCGAACAAACGGTGACTTATAAAAACCATACTTTCCATTTTGATATCAACTCACAATGGAAAGAAAAATTTATCAATGGTGAAGATGATATTGATAACACGATGAAATATAAAAAATTGATTTCAGCATTTGAAAAGCAACGACCAAATTTTGGATAAACGCGTAACGCATTTATAATCAGAAATAAAAAATAATATATTAAAAGGATGGTATTTTACCATGACAGAAGCAACAACAGCAAAGGTTCATTGGAACGGTGGTATTCAAGAAGAAGCCATTAATATCTTGAAAGAAGATGGGGGAATGATTGTTAGCCCAACAAAAGTGGGTTACATTATCATGACTTCAGACGATAAAGGGTTGGAACGCAAATTTGCTGCTAAGAATCGCAAGCGTAATAAACCAGGTGTCGTACTATGTGGTTCAGTAGAACAGGTTAAACAATTAGCACAAATGACACCTGAAATCGAACAAATGTATCAAACACATTGGGATGAGGACATTTTGTTGGGTTGTATCTTGCCATGGCAAGCAGAAGCTATCAGTAAGATACCAAATGATGGCACAAAAGATTTGATGATGGATCAACGTGAAACGAGTTGCTTTGTTATCAAGTTTGGGACACCAAGTGAAAATATCGCCAAAGAAATGTGGGAAAAGTATGGTAAGTTTTCATTTGCCAGTTCAGCTAATCCATCTGGTAAGGGAAATCGTGGTTTGGTAACTGGTATTGGTGACCAAATTGAAAATGCTGCTGACCTCATTATTGAAGCAGATGATTATGTGGCCTCAATTCAACCCGACAAGACGCTAGATACACGCTACGAACAAGGAGTGATGGTATCTATGGTTGATGAGACCGGTCAGCTCATTCCGGAACAAAATGGTGTTGTGGGTATGCAACCAGCGCCAATTGTTATTCGAAAAGGACTAGATGTGGATAAAATCATGAAAATTATGAGCGACATTTTCGCATCATGGGATTATCGTCACGGCTACTATTACTGAACAGACACCTAAGTGTGTCACTGATACAAGGAGAAAAGATATGTTAAATCCACCGAAAAGTACGATGTTAAGAACTGATGTGATACGATATGGCAGTTTTATTGTTTTAATTTTGATCGCTGGCATATTACTCTTAATGTCAGGCGTAACACAATATCCTGAAATTATTGGTATGGCATACCTATCGTTTACTTTTGGCTTACGTCATGCTTTTGATGTGGATCATATTGCAGCCATTGATAATATGACGCGTAAAATGTTAAATGATGGTAAAAATACGCGTGGTGTTGGTTTTAGTTTCTCTTTTGGACATTCAATGGTCGTTGTATTAATGGCACTCGTCACTGTGTTATTTGTTGAATGGGCTAAGGAATCGATGCCCGTGTTTGAACAAATTGGTGGTGTTTTAGGCACGATGATTGCAGCGATCATGTTACTCATGTTGACCATTGTCAACACATTTATTTTACGAAGCATTTGGATCAATTTTAAACATATGGGATCTGATGTACAACAATCAGATAAACGACACACTATGGAACAATCAAAAATTTATGTTCTATTTTTGAAATTATTGAAATTAATTAAACATAATTGGCAAGTGGCCATCGTTGGTTTCCTATTTGGTTTGGGATTTGATACGGCAACTCAAATTGCCGTTCTAGCCACCTCTGCTACTGCTGCAAACGCTGGCATAGCTTGGTATACGACGTTAGCCTTTCCATTATTGTTTACGGCGGGCATGTGTTTAATGGATACCATTGATGGTTTTTTTATGAGTACGACCTACACTTGGATTGTCTCGTCATCTTATCGTAAAGTTTATTATAATTTAATTTTAACAGGTATTTCAATCATGGCAGCAGGATTCATTAGTTTTGTTGACTTTGTCCAGTCAATGCGTGTGATATTTCATTGGCATAATGGTTTGTCAAACTGGGCAATCGGGTTAGATTTTAACCAACTGGGATTGATACTAGTTGCCATTTTCGCAGTGACTTGGATTATTGCATTGACAATGTGGCGTGTTTTGAACTTATCTGAAAGAGAGCCAACAAGTTGATGCTGACTTATTAAGTCATTTTGTGAACGCATAGTAAATGGCAGCGTCGATTTATTATGCGTTCTTTTGTGTTATTTATCAGAGAGATTTAATCTCCTATTAATCATAAAGTATTACACTTAGATCAATAAAACGTTACAATGGAGATATGAAAATGGCTAAAGCAATTAAAATTTTGTTAATTGAAGATGATGTGAACCTTGCAGATAATATTGTGGGTTTTTTACAAGATTTTGCAGATGTTAACGTTGTAGATAACGGCCTAGATGGTGAGTTTGAAGGTCAGGAGTCGCCATATGATCTCATTATTTCCGATTTAATGTTGCCTGGTGAAAATGGGTTTGAAGTCATTAAGTATTTGCGTAAAAATGATATTGAAACACCTGTGCTCATATTAACAGCTAAAAGCTCACTTGATGATAAAATTGAGGGCTTTAACGTTGGGGCAGATGATTATTTAACGAAGCCTTTTTATCGTGAAGAATTATTGGTACGCGTCAAGGCGTTACTGAGACGTGCAGGTGTTTATTCTGAAGATAATATGATTGCCGTAGGGGATGTGATGATTAATCTAGAAAACCGTGGTGTGCAAGTGCATGGGCAACAAGTAAAGCTGGTGGGGAAAGAGTTTGATATTTTGACGTACCTGGCTCAAAACAAAAACATCATTGTGACACGTGATCAGATTTTTGATCGTGTTTGGGGTATCGACTCTGACACAACGATTAATGTTGTGAATATTTACTTGAATAATTTACGACGAAAATTAGAGGCAGTTGGGCAAAACGATTTGATTAAAACATTACGGAATATTGGGTTCATTTTAGAGGTTAATGATGCCTAAAGTGATTAACAAACAACAGCAAATCCGAGGGTTCCTTTTGCTGATTGCGAGTTTTTTTGTGATATTTACTGTTCTTGGTGGTGTCATCTACTGGTCATATACGCGTACAATTTTTCGAAATTCGGATACGGCGTTAACACAGCAAATTAAACAGTTTGACTTGGCCGGTGCACTACAAAATTCCTCAGATTCTAATCGCAAGGCGCCCCTTTTGTTGCAGTCAAATATGTTGGCTGATGTTTGGGTTTACGATAAGGACAAAAAGTTAGTGCTTGACGACCGTATACCAGAATCAATGCAATCGCTTTACAAGAAACAATTTAAATATACCCAACAATTTGTTTCATATAGGCCAAAAACAATTGCAATTGGTGATAATTATTATCGTGGCATGCGTGTTGCCTTTGTGGACGGTACGCGGAATAATGATGGTAAGCCAGTTAAATACGGCATTATTACAGTTAATGTAACAGATACGATGTTTAACTTAAATCAGTTTAAAAAAGTGTTATTATGGTCATTTGGTACGTTTGGTTTGCTTGCTTTGATGGTTTCTTATTGGATTAGTTTGAAAAACATGAAACCCATCATTAGGGCATGGCAACAACAGCAAGATTTTGTCAACAATGCAGCGCATGAATTACGGACACCAATGGCTGTTATCCAAGGAAAATTAGAAAACATGCTAACGCGTCCAGAGTCAACAGTCCGTGAGCAATCAGACGCAATTATCTTGTCATTATCTGAAGTGCGTCGGTTAACTTCTCTAACTGACAATATGTTGACTTTGGCAAAATCTGGTTCTAATATGACTCGAGTCGAAAAAGAACCAACAAATATTGCTGATTTTCTAGCAACGATTGTGGCACCATACCAAGAAATGGCTGAATTCGAAGGGAAAAAGGTGTTGTTATCAACACGAGTAACACAACCGGTAATGATTGATCAAAAAAGAATTCATCAATTACTGGTCTTGTTAGTCGATAACGCAATGAAATATTCCGATGCGGGTGCTACTGTATCTATCTCGGCGACAATAGAAAAGCGTAAATTTATATTAAGTGTTGCGGATACTGGTCGTGGGATTAGTGATGCCGCCAAAAAACATGTGTTTGATCGCTTTTATCGTGAAGATAAAACGGGTAGTCGTGAGACTGGAGGCACTGGCTTGGGATTGTCTATTGCTGAGTGGATCGTACAAGCACATGGTGGCAAAATTGTTATTTTAGACAATCATCCCCAAGGGACCATTTTTAAAACAACGTTACCACTTTAAATTGAAATTGTTTTGCATAGGAGGGTTAGAGTCATATGAAATATTCTTTGTTAACTGTTGCTGTTGTTGCTGCAATTGTCGGTGGTGGCGTCGTCTATTCTGGGACACAGCCAAATTCGTGGTTTCAGCAACAACCTGTTTCTAAAAAAGTAGCGAATATCACGGGCCGAGCAAATGTTGCAGATGTTGCTTATGTTAGTAATGATCAGGCAACGACAGCTTACAATAAAGTAAAAAATACTGTTGTAACTGTTCAAAATTTACAAAAAGATCATAGTCAAGCAAGTGGTGATTTTTCAGCTTTGTTTGGTCGTTCATCCCAAGAAGAAGGAGAAACAACCACCGAACAAACAGCATCTGAGGGTTCAGGTGTTATTTATAAAGTTCAAAATGGTGATATTTACATGATTACTAATAATCATGTTGTTGCGGACTCTGACGCCTTACAAATTATAACTGCCTCCGGTGATAAAGTTAAGGCGACAATCGTTGGGACAGATGCCGAGAAGGACATTGCGGTAATTAAAGCAAAAACAAATACGATAAAGACAGCGGCAACTTTTGGGAAAGTGTCTGATTTACAATCTGGTCAACAGGTATTAGCAATTGGATCGCCATTGGGATCCGATTACGCGACATCTGTGACGAGTGGCATTATTTCTGCACCACGCCGTCATTTGTCATTGCAAGAAAATGGGAGCACTGCGACTGTTATTCAAACTGACGCTGCGATTAATCCAGGGAACTCAGGCGGTCCCTTAATTAATTTGTCAGGACAGATTATTGGTATTAATTCATCAAAAATTGCTTCATCAGATGATGGCACAAATGTTGAAGGCATGGGATTTGCTATCCCTTCAGATGTTGTTCAAGACTTTATTCATACGACTGAAAAATAGTGTTATTCATCATAAAACAGCGTATACTCAAACGAGTATACGCTGTTTTATGATGAACTGATATTAGATTGTTGTTTCATACCAATCAAGTACTTGGTTTGGTGTCAAACGTTCACCATGACCTATACGAGATAGTTCCTCACCATCTTGAAATAAAACAAACGAAGGAATGCCACGTAGATTATGATTGGTGGCTACTGCAATGTTTTCGTCACGGTCGGCATCAATCCAACTAGATGTTTTGGTGATGGTGTCTTTAATGTTTTGAACAAAGGGTTTAATAGCACGGCAATCACCACACCAATCAGCTGACAAAAATAAGATATGACGGCCTTTTGATTTTATATGCGTTTCGATAGTCACATCGGTATTATGATTTGGTTGATACATGATTATACCTCTTTAAAATTAATGATTGAATTATAGCACAATATTTTATCGCTTGCTGTCTTTATGCTCAATTATAATAAATATGAGAATAGTGACAAAAAAATTTGAGAATGTTGTTGACAACGAATTGATAAACAGTTATAGTAAATACAACATAAACATTGAAGAGATAAGTACAACTAGCGTCTTAGCAAGAGAGCTCGTGATTGGTGAAATCGAGTAAGATATTAAGTTGGAAAATGGTCTTGGAGTTTCATAGATACGAGCAAGCGAGTACTCATATGTATAGCGCAGTAAGTTGAAGTCGGTAGTGCTCGTTAACGCACAACGTATAACCTTGAGGCTTTCACAGATGTTCTCGACGATTTCTGATGGGCGTACGTTAAGGTGTGGGCGCGAGAGCCCTGCATGAACACCGGGTGGTAACACGTTATTGGAACGTCCCGTAGTCTATATTAAAGACTACGGGACGTTTTTTGTTTTCATAAAATATTGAACAATAAGATTAGGGAGGATAAAGGGAAAATGAGCGTTATATTACAAAACGGTCTATTAAAACGTGAACGGTTGACACTAGGTGATTTTAAATTATTACAACCCACTTTAAATGTTTTAGTGGTTAATCTCATGCCAAATCGTTTACAAACAGAAAGGCAATTTGCACAATTACTTACAAAATTGTCGGTCAATGTACGTGTAACGTTTGTTATTCCGGCGACTCACCATATCAAAAATAATGCCGAAGTCGTGAGGAAAAATTACGCGACGTTCGATGATATCTGGCAAAAATCTTATGATGGGCTCATTGTTACAGGGGCCCCAGTCGATCGTGTAAAGTTTGAAAATATTGACTATTGGCAAGAGTTCCAGCAACTACTCACATGGCGAAAGACGCACGTGAAAGAAAATTTGTTTACTTGTTGGGCCGCTTATGGTGCGGGATACGCTGAACGTAACTTTCCTGTGAGACGTAGTGTTAAAAAAATATATGGTGTTTACCATGTCGATCATATTTTAAATCAAAGAAGTCAATTAACAGCTGACTTAACACAGATTACCATGCCACATTCACGATATTTTACAATTCCAAACGCAGGTGTTGCACGGCGTTTAAAAGTAGCAGGTAATGATTCAGTTGGTGCCTTTATTTTACGCGATGAACGCATACATTCGACTTATATTACGGGACATTTGGAATATGATACAAATACTTTAGAAGATGAGTATCAACGTGATATTAAAAAAGATGCGCAAACACAAAAACCAGAAAATTATTATGTTCAGGATCAACCGAATAATAATTGGCAATTGAGTGCTGAAAAAATTTTTTCTAATTGGGGAAAATTATTAATAGCAGAGACACAACGTACTGAAATTGTGGACGTATTGCCGGCAATAAACCATGAGTACAAAGGGGAAAAAATAGTATGACTAACAAAATAGATACGATTCTAGCGCAAGGCGGTAATGGAACAGATGATGCAAAGACGGGAGCAATCGTTAGTCCACTATACTTTTCAACAGCATACCGCCACCCGGGGTTGGGGGAATCGACAGGATTTGATTATGCACGTTTGAGTACGCCGACTAGGCATATTTTAGAAGAACAATTAGCTGTATTGGAACATGGCGTACAGTCATTTGCAACGAGTTCAGGCATGTCAGCGATTGATTTAGTGTTTTCAACAGTGCTTAAGACAGGTGATCATTTTCTAACCAGTAATGATCTTTATGGTGGCACTTACCGCTACTTTGATAAGCTTGTGACACAATGGGGTGTGAACTACGATGCCTGTAGTAGTTTAGATGATTTTTTAACAAAAATACAAACTACAACGAAATTAATTTGGATAGAAACACCTTCAAATCCGATGATGAAATTATTTGATATTAAACGCATCAGCCAAACCATTAAAGCAAAGTATCCTGATATTTTAATTGCAGTTGATAATACCTTTTTAACACCTATTTTTCAACAGCCCTTGACACTAGGCGCAGATATTGTCGTACATTCGGCGACTAAGTATCTTGGTGGACATAATGACATCTTGGCAGGGGCTGTGATTGCGGGAAGCGACGAATTAGCTGAGCAATTAGAGAAGGCTTTGGTAACAAGTGGTCAAGTCTTAGATTCTTTTAGTTCTTGGCTATTGCTTCGTAGTTTGAAGACGTTACATTTACGTATGACACGGCACAATGAAAACGGTCATTATTTAGCAGACAAATTAAGGCAAGTTGATGGTGTATCACATCTTAATTATGCGGGTGTTGGTGGCATGATTAGTTTTTATTTAAAAGATGATTATGATGTTGACGCCTTCTTGAAAGGCTTACATATTGCATCATTTGCGGAAAGCTTGGGTGGACCAGAAACACTCATTACTATTCCAGCAGTACAAACACATCACGATATGACGCAAGAGCAACGTCTTAACTTGGGTATTACAGATCAATTGGTTCGAGTGAGTGCCGGTTTGGAAGATAAAGATGACTTGTTAGATGATTTAACACAGGCCATAAAAGGAGCAAAGCAATGAGCGATTGGACAGATGTTATTCAAGCTGCAACAACGCATGATCCATTATCTGGTGCTGTGAATACACCAATACAATTAAGTTCAACTTTTAATCAACCTGATTTTGATCATTTTGGTCGATTTGACTATGCCCGATCTGGCAATCCAACACGAGAATCGGGAGAGCAGGCTGTTGCAAAATTAGAGCATGGCAAATATGGGTATCTGTTTAGCACAGGGATGGCTGCAATCAGCAGTGTTTTGTTCACATTATCTGCTGGTGATCATATTGTTGTTAGCAAGCATGTCTACGGTGGTACTTTTCGAGTATTATCTGATGTGTTACCTCGATGGGGTATCACGCATGATTTTGTAGATTTCACTGATTTAGATGCTATTGAGTCAGCTATTCGACCAGAAACAAAGGCATTATATATTGAAACGCCGTCCAATCCGGTACTTAATATTACTGATATTCGATCCGTAGTAGCACTTGCAAAGTCGCATGGTTTAATCACAATTGCAGATAATACATTTTTGTCGCCATTCTTACAAAAGCCATTAGATTTAGGCGTGGATATCGTGGTACATTCAGCAACCAAGTTTTTATCAGGACACTCTGATATCTTAGCTGGTGTGGTCGTGACGAATAGTCGTGATTTAGCTGAAAAAATTTATTTTATGCAAAACGCAGTTGGGGCGACACTAGGTGTGTTTGATACATGGCTATTGCTACGAGGCATTAAAACATTAGGCGTGCGCATGACACAGTCCAGCCAATCAGCACAAAAGATAGCCAATTATCTGTCAACACATGATAAAGTAGAACGTGTGTTATATCCAGGATTGGCTAGTCACCCAGGGCACATCATTCATGCCAACCAGTCAAAGTCAGGTGGTGCAGTTTTGAGCTTTGATGTTGGATCAGAAGCTCATGCTAAAACAGTGGTCGAAGCATTAAAAATACCCGTTTTCTCAGTGAGTTTAGGGGCGGTGGAAACCATCATCAGTTATCCACCAAAGATGAGTCATGCAGAATTAAATGCAGATGAATTGCGTGATACTGGTATTACACCAGGGTTACTAAGATTCTCCGTTGGTTTGGAAGATGCGGATGATCTGATTGCTGATTTAACACAAGCGTTAGCTTTAATTTAAGAATATACTATAAAGGAAAGGAGAAACGTATGTTTGGTCGTGTGATCAAGCATGCAAAATAATCATGGTAGAAATAGCTCAAACAAAGTTACATTATCATTTTGACCACGTCGGCTCATATTTGCGTCCGGAACGTTTAAAATTGGCTCGGGAGGCGTTTGCAAAGGGAAATATAGATCATGACGCTTTGCTAGAAGTGCAACATAGCGAGATAAAAAAGGTTGTTGACGAACAAGTCAAAGTGGGACTGCTTGCGGTAACAGATGGTGAATTCAACCGATCATGGTGGCATTTAGATTTTTTAGGTCAACTTGGTGGTTTTGAATTTTATGAACAAGAGGATTCGTATCATTTTCAAGGTGCTAAGACACGAACGACAAATGTGCGTTTAAATGGTAAGGTACATGCCAATTTGAAACATCCGTTCTTTGATGACTTTACGTACCTGAAATCAATTGTACCCGACGGTGTCGAAGTTAAACA includes these proteins:
- the leuD gene encoding 3-isopropylmalate dehydratase small subunit, which gives rise to MEAFVRETGRAVVIPNDNINTDIILPKQFLKNILKTGFGKDLFFDWRYNPDGSLNETFELNKPEHQEASILITGNDFGSGSSREHAVWALTDYGFRAVIGGGFSDIFYMNSTKNGLLPIVLPEENRKILRGIQADEDIQIDLLEQTVTYKNHTFHFDINSQWKEKFINGEDDIDNTMKYKKLISAFEKQRPNFG
- a CDS encoding L-threonylcarbamoyladenylate synthase, giving the protein MTEATTAKVHWNGGIQEEAINILKEDGGMIVSPTKVGYIIMTSDDKGLERKFAAKNRKRNKPGVVLCGSVEQVKQLAQMTPEIEQMYQTHWDEDILLGCILPWQAEAISKIPNDGTKDLMMDQRETSCFVIKFGTPSENIAKEMWEKYGKFSFASSANPSGKGNRGLVTGIGDQIENAADLIIEADDYVASIQPDKTLDTRYEQGVMVSMVDETGQLIPEQNGVVGMQPAPIVIRKGLDVDKIMKIMSDIFASWDYRHGYYY
- a CDS encoding HoxN/HupN/NixA family nickel/cobalt transporter, with translation MLNPPKSTMLRTDVIRYGSFIVLILIAGILLLMSGVTQYPEIIGMAYLSFTFGLRHAFDVDHIAAIDNMTRKMLNDGKNTRGVGFSFSFGHSMVVVLMALVTVLFVEWAKESMPVFEQIGGVLGTMIAAIMLLMLTIVNTFILRSIWINFKHMGSDVQQSDKRHTMEQSKIYVLFLKLLKLIKHNWQVAIVGFLFGLGFDTATQIAVLATSATAANAGIAWYTTLAFPLLFTAGMCLMDTIDGFFMSTTYTWIVSSSYRKVYYNLILTGISIMAAGFISFVDFVQSMRVIFHWHNGLSNWAIGLDFNQLGLILVAIFAVTWIIALTMWRVLNLSEREPTS
- a CDS encoding response regulator transcription factor → MAKAIKILLIEDDVNLADNIVGFLQDFADVNVVDNGLDGEFEGQESPYDLIISDLMLPGENGFEVIKYLRKNDIETPVLILTAKSSLDDKIEGFNVGADDYLTKPFYREELLVRVKALLRRAGVYSEDNMIAVGDVMINLENRGVQVHGQQVKLVGKEFDILTYLAQNKNIIVTRDQIFDRVWGIDSDTTINVVNIYLNNLRRKLEAVGQNDLIKTLRNIGFILEVNDA
- a CDS encoding sensor histidine kinase, whose translation is MPKVINKQQQIRGFLLLIASFFVIFTVLGGVIYWSYTRTIFRNSDTALTQQIKQFDLAGALQNSSDSNRKAPLLLQSNMLADVWVYDKDKKLVLDDRIPESMQSLYKKQFKYTQQFVSYRPKTIAIGDNYYRGMRVAFVDGTRNNDGKPVKYGIITVNVTDTMFNLNQFKKVLLWSFGTFGLLALMVSYWISLKNMKPIIRAWQQQQDFVNNAAHELRTPMAVIQGKLENMLTRPESTVREQSDAIILSLSEVRRLTSLTDNMLTLAKSGSNMTRVEKEPTNIADFLATIVAPYQEMAEFEGKKVLLSTRVTQPVMIDQKRIHQLLVLLVDNAMKYSDAGATVSISATIEKRKFILSVADTGRGISDAAKKHVFDRFYREDKTGSRETGGTGLGLSIAEWIVQAHGGKIVILDNHPQGTIFKTTLPL
- a CDS encoding S1C family serine protease, whose product is MKYSLLTVAVVAAIVGGGVVYSGTQPNSWFQQQPVSKKVANITGRANVADVAYVSNDQATTAYNKVKNTVVTVQNLQKDHSQASGDFSALFGRSSQEEGETTTEQTASEGSGVIYKVQNGDIYMITNNHVVADSDALQIITASGDKVKATIVGTDAEKDIAVIKAKTNTIKTAATFGKVSDLQSGQQVLAIGSPLGSDYATSVTSGIISAPRRHLSLQENGSTATVIQTDAAINPGNSGGPLINLSGQIIGINSSKIASSDDGTNVEGMGFAIPSDVVQDFIHTTEK
- a CDS encoding thioredoxin family protein, with the translated sequence MYQPNHNTDVTIETHIKSKGRHILFLSADWCGDCRAIKPFVQNIKDTITKTSSWIDADRDENIAVATNHNLRGIPSFVLFQDGEELSRIGHGERLTPNQVLDWYETTI
- a CDS encoding homoserine O-acetyltransferase/O-succinyltransferase family protein, whose product is MSVILQNGLLKRERLTLGDFKLLQPTLNVLVVNLMPNRLQTERQFAQLLTKLSVNVRVTFVIPATHHIKNNAEVVRKNYATFDDIWQKSYDGLIVTGAPVDRVKFENIDYWQEFQQLLTWRKTHVKENLFTCWAAYGAGYAERNFPVRRSVKKIYGVYHVDHILNQRSQLTADLTQITMPHSRYFTIPNAGVARRLKVAGNDSVGAFILRDERIHSTYITGHLEYDTNTLEDEYQRDIKKDAQTQKPENYYVQDQPNNNWQLSAEKIFSNWGKLLIAETQRTEIVDVLPAINHEYKGEKIV
- a CDS encoding trans-sulfuration enzyme family protein, with protein sequence MTNKIDTILAQGGNGTDDAKTGAIVSPLYFSTAYRHPGLGESTGFDYARLSTPTRHILEEQLAVLEHGVQSFATSSGMSAIDLVFSTVLKTGDHFLTSNDLYGGTYRYFDKLVTQWGVNYDACSSLDDFLTKIQTTTKLIWIETPSNPMMKLFDIKRISQTIKAKYPDILIAVDNTFLTPIFQQPLTLGADIVVHSATKYLGGHNDILAGAVIAGSDELAEQLEKALVTSGQVLDSFSSWLLLRSLKTLHLRMTRHNENGHYLADKLRQVDGVSHLNYAGVGGMISFYLKDDYDVDAFLKGLHIASFAESLGGPETLITIPAVQTHHDMTQEQRLNLGITDQLVRVSAGLEDKDDLLDDLTQAIKGAKQ
- a CDS encoding trans-sulfuration enzyme family protein, producing MSDWTDVIQAATTHDPLSGAVNTPIQLSSTFNQPDFDHFGRFDYARSGNPTRESGEQAVAKLEHGKYGYLFSTGMAAISSVLFTLSAGDHIVVSKHVYGGTFRVLSDVLPRWGITHDFVDFTDLDAIESAIRPETKALYIETPSNPVLNITDIRSVVALAKSHGLITIADNTFLSPFLQKPLDLGVDIVVHSATKFLSGHSDILAGVVVTNSRDLAEKIYFMQNAVGATLGVFDTWLLLRGIKTLGVRMTQSSQSAQKIANYLSTHDKVERVLYPGLASHPGHIIHANQSKSGGAVLSFDVGSEAHAKTVVEALKIPVFSVSLGAVETIISYPPKMSHAELNADELRDTGITPGLLRFSVGLEDADDLIADLTQALALI